The proteins below are encoded in one region of Dasypus novemcinctus isolate mDasNov1 chromosome 13, mDasNov1.1.hap2, whole genome shotgun sequence:
- the BNIPL gene encoding bcl-2/adenovirus E1B 19 kDa-interacting protein 2-like protein isoform X2 → MLIFLLGDYLWVRENAEAADLGAALRLEELELKEEWQDEEFPRLLPEEAGPSDNTEDAKGGSQAGTPSTLALCGRRPMRKRLSAPEMQLNLTKAPGDNGTSPTLSTPSSSDGSSDLRIDELETPSDSEQLDSGHEFEWEDELPQTESMRPSEAAQSLGRGCMWDVAGEDGRRWRVFRTGQREQRVDMTVIEPYKKVLSHGGYHGDGLNAVILFASCYLPRSSIPNYTYVMEHLFRLRKNLRALVVVHATWYVKAFLALLRPFISSKFTRKIRFLDSLGELAQLISLDQVHIPEAVRQLDQGLQGTGRTDKGP, encoded by the exons ATGCTTATCTTTCTTCTGGGGGACTATCTTTGGGTCAGAGAGAATGCAGAAGCAGCAGACCTAGGAGCAGCCTTGAGACTTGAGGAGCTGGAGCTAAAGGAAGAGTGGCAGGATGAAGAATTCCCCCG ATTGCTTCCTGAGGAGGCTGGCCCTTCTGACAATACCGAAGATGCCAAAGGAGGCTCACAGGCAG GTACTCCCAGCACTTTAGCCCTGTGTGGCCGGCGCCCCATGCGTAAGCGTCTTTCTGCCCCAGAGATGCAACTGAATCTGACTAAGGCTCCTGGAGATAATGGAACTTCTCCCACCCTCTCTACACCTTCCTCTTCTGATGGCAGTTCTGACCTGAGGATAGACGAATTGGAGACACCTTCAGACTCGGAGCAGTTGGACAGTGGACATGAGTTTGAATGGGAAG ATGAGCTGCCCCAAACAGAGAGCATGAGGCCCAGTGAGGCAGCTCAAAGCCTGGGCCGGGGTTGTATGTGGGACGTGGCTGGAGAAGATGGTCGTCGCTGGAGGGTGTTTCGAACAGGACAGCGGGAGCAGCGAGTTGACATGACTGTCATTGAGCCCTATAAGAAAGTCCTATCTCATGGAG GTTACCATGGTGATGGCCTCAATGCTGTCATCCTCTTTGCTTCCTGCTATCTACCCAGAAGCAGCATTCCCAACTACACCTATGTCATGGAGCACTTGTTTAG GCTCCGGAAAAACCTGCGCGCCCTGGTGGTTGTCCATGCTACGTGGTATGTGAAGGCATTTCTGGCACTGCTTCGGCCCTTCATCAG TTCCAAGTTCACACGAAAGATCCGTTTTCTGGACAGCCTTGGGGAGCTGGCCCAGCTCATCTCCCTGGATCAGGTCCACATCCCGGAAGCTGTCAGACA GCTGGACCAGGGTCTTCAAGGCACAGGAAGGACTGATAAAGGGCCTTAG
- the BNIPL gene encoding bcl-2/adenovirus E1B 19 kDa-interacting protein 2-like protein isoform X1 gives MLIFLLGDYLWVRENAEAADLGAALRLEELELKEEWQDEEFPRLLPEEAGPSDNTEDAKGGSQAGTPSTLALCGRRPMRKRLSAPEMQLNLTKAPGDNGTSPTLSTPSSSDGSSDLRIDELETPSDSEQLDSGHEFEWEDELPQTESMRPSEAAQSLGRGCMWDVAGEDGRRWRVFRTGQREQRVDMTVIEPYKKVLSHGGYHGDGLNAVILFASCYLPRSSIPNYTYVMEHLFRYMVGTLELLVAENYLLVHLSGGTSRTQVPSLSWIRQCYHTLDRRLRKNLRALVVVHATWYVKAFLALLRPFISSKFTRKIRFLDSLGELAQLISLDQVHIPEAVRQLDQGLQGTGRTDKGP, from the exons ATGCTTATCTTTCTTCTGGGGGACTATCTTTGGGTCAGAGAGAATGCAGAAGCAGCAGACCTAGGAGCAGCCTTGAGACTTGAGGAGCTGGAGCTAAAGGAAGAGTGGCAGGATGAAGAATTCCCCCG ATTGCTTCCTGAGGAGGCTGGCCCTTCTGACAATACCGAAGATGCCAAAGGAGGCTCACAGGCAG GTACTCCCAGCACTTTAGCCCTGTGTGGCCGGCGCCCCATGCGTAAGCGTCTTTCTGCCCCAGAGATGCAACTGAATCTGACTAAGGCTCCTGGAGATAATGGAACTTCTCCCACCCTCTCTACACCTTCCTCTTCTGATGGCAGTTCTGACCTGAGGATAGACGAATTGGAGACACCTTCAGACTCGGAGCAGTTGGACAGTGGACATGAGTTTGAATGGGAAG ATGAGCTGCCCCAAACAGAGAGCATGAGGCCCAGTGAGGCAGCTCAAAGCCTGGGCCGGGGTTGTATGTGGGACGTGGCTGGAGAAGATGGTCGTCGCTGGAGGGTGTTTCGAACAGGACAGCGGGAGCAGCGAGTTGACATGACTGTCATTGAGCCCTATAAGAAAGTCCTATCTCATGGAG GTTACCATGGTGATGGCCTCAATGCTGTCATCCTCTTTGCTTCCTGCTATCTACCCAGAAGCAGCATTCCCAACTACACCTATGTCATGGAGCACTTGTTTAG ATATATGGTGGGAACTCTGGAGCTGCTGGTAGCTGAAAATTATCTGCTTGTTCACTTGAGTGGAGGCACAAGCAGGACCCAAGTTCCCTCTCTGAGCTGGATACGCCAGTGTTACCATACCCTGGATCGGCG GCTCCGGAAAAACCTGCGCGCCCTGGTGGTTGTCCATGCTACGTGGTATGTGAAGGCATTTCTGGCACTGCTTCGGCCCTTCATCAG TTCCAAGTTCACACGAAAGATCCGTTTTCTGGACAGCCTTGGGGAGCTGGCCCAGCTCATCTCCCTGGATCAGGTCCACATCCCGGAAGCTGTCAGACA GCTGGACCAGGGTCTTCAAGGCACAGGAAGGACTGATAAAGGGCCTTAG
- the C13H1orf56 gene encoding protein MENT, with protein MLGSGPGGLRGRPAGGRGGGGGARLGPRAPRLKRRRGSRARSGAGGLGAGPPQLPPSAPSASAMVPAAGALLCALLLSLAPRAAGAEGQTQAPAGQQRDRFRFGGPVARGSSSTARTSGSPRPRATEQDVDPYDAAATADRLAIPAAAELLAASVATGITHPPGSGDEEGSLEGEVVINARKNNNDAESGRTSRTHAGPSTRFPANTRTREIRLSTGLTRSPAASTADQLVTDLSLRRWSTAGASPSRWAQSPSQTAMPPPEELRLVLLPWGPWHCHCRSGTMSRSRAGKLQGVSGRLRAGALSQIRTEHRPCTYHQCPCNRDREECPLDADLCPDCKSKAHLRASASPRVSPSPSPSPSPSPSPSPSPSPALSFWKQVRIGLEDIWNSLSTVFSEMEPMGRNQR; from the exons ATGCTGGGCTCGGGCCCTGGGGGGCTGCGGGGGCGCCCCGCGGGCGGgcgcgggggagggggcggcgcgCGCCTGGGCCCCCGCGCGCCTCGGCTCAAACGACGCCGAGGGTCGCGCGCAAGGAGCGGAGCTGGGGGCCTGGGAGCCGGGCCTCCGCAGTTGCCTCCCTCAGCCCCGAGCGCCAGCGCCATGGTCCCCGCCGCCGGCGCGCTGCTCTGCGCCCTGCTGCTGAGCCTGGCGCCCCGGGCGGCGGGGGCCGAAGGCCAGACCCAGGCCCCGGCCGGGCAGCAGCGGGACCGGTTCCGCTTCGGGGGCCCCGTGGCCCGCGGCTCCTCGTCCACCGCCCGGACCAGCGGGTCCCCCAGGCCGCGGGCGACCGAGCAGGACGTGGACCCGTACGACGCCGCGGCCACCGCGGACCGCCTGGCCATCCCGGCCGCCGCCGAGCTCCTGGCCGCCTCGGTGGCCACGGGCATCACCCACCCGCCCGGGTCGGGGGACGAGGAGGGGTCTTTGGAAGGGGAGGTGGTGATTAATGCCAGGAAGAATAACAACGACGCCGAGTCCGGCAGAACGAGCCGCACACACGCGGGCCCCAGCACGAGGTTTCCAGCCAACACCCGGACGCGGGAAATCCGGCTGAGCACCGGCCTGACGCGTTCCCCCGCCGCGTCCACGGCGGACCAGCTCGTCACCGACCTCAGCCTGAGGCGCTGGTCGACGGCCGGGGCCAGCCCGAGCCGCTGGGCGCAGTCGCCCTCGCAGACGGCCATGCCGCCGCCGGAGGAACTGCGGCtggtcctgctgccctggggccCGTGGCACTGCCACTGCCGCTCGGGCACCATGAGCCGGTCGCGGGCGGGGAAGCTGCAGGGCGTCTCCGGGCGCCTTCGGGCTGGGGCGCTGAGCCAAATCCGCACGGAGCACCGGCCCTGCACCTACCACCAATGTCCCTGCAACCGGGATCGCGAGGAGTGCCCCCTGGACGCAGATCTCTGCCCTGATTGCAAATCCAAGGCGCATCTCAGGGCCAGCGCCAGCCCCAGagtcagccccagccccagccccagccccagccccagccccagccccagccccagccccagcccggcTCTTTCGTTTTGGAAACAGGTCAGGATTGGACTGGAGGATATTTGGAACAGCCTCTCTACCGTGTTCTCTGAGATGGAACCA ATGGGCAGAAACCAGAGATAA